The DNA window CATTATTGTCTCCCATGAGGTAAGCATCAATGTCTTTGGCAATATCAACACAAAGCTGCAGAAAACTATGTGAATCTGGATTTTTTTCATGCAGCTTTTCATATTCCAAAGTAAAGCGAATCACACTTCCCTTATCCTTTGGGATACattggattttaattttgaagctcTTGTTGTGCTTTAAATGGTCTCCCTCAACCACATTCCAAGTGAGTGAATTGTTCTCCTCATCGACATCTTCGGTTACGCTCTTCGCCACACAATCCTTCTCATCTATGCCATATTGGTTCGAGTCaaaatggttaaattataatccTGGTCTCTTAAGTTTAAGTTTATTggattcttaaatttttaattatgtgtCTCTGATAGATATTTCAACGTTGACTTAttcgatattttttaaaatttagggtttcggTGTACATGCAGTAATTTTCAATTAGTATAAGTCATTTTTTAcgaaactaaaaactaaatcaatGAGATTTGTTCCAAAAGTGAACAATGTTATAGAGATACATGGAGGGTCGTTGTGtctaacaaaatttaatgaagatCAACACAAAATTAGACGTTCGGAAGCTAGTAGATTATAAGTTGTATTCCGTttctcacaaatttttttgtaagcttctcttttttttttttttttcaaaaaacacAATCGTTATAAAACTTCGTTTTTAATGagttaaagaaaagaaatatatatgaataGAAATAGTGAATCTATagctaaaaacaaaataattttgaaagttgatGGATCAAACATACAAAAATGAGATAATTTAGCCAATAAAAAGGGAGATTCATcgaaagaatataaataaacaaaccatGAACATAGTGCCAATAGAGGATAGTGCCAACTTTGCCCCATTCACCTTCATGTAACTCGCAGCTTCGTATTTTATCTGAAGAGGCGTTGGATACGTGATGAGGTTTTCGATTAATTATTTCATGAAACTTTTGAGCTGAAGCCTTAATTTCTACATCAGTCTCCAACTTTCTATAGAGAGTCATGGCGTTGAGTTACTTGGAAGAACAAGATACTCAAATCGTATCCTAACTAAGATAAAAGATAGATATTGCTACCAAGCTTCCCTCCTCTGTTACGCTTAATTTAAAGAGAGGGCTTAGTATCACACACGATGTAATAATGGATGCCATTTGGTGTAAagattttacatttttgtccATTTCCCCCTTAAGACTAGTTTACCAATTCTAATCGAAGTAGGACGATAATTATTAGGTTAAAATACCAAATACTCCTCGAAAAGTTACATTTTTAACCCTTGAACtttgaaattatttcaaaaggtAACTTTGGAGTTTTTGTCTTCGTGGTAGCTAATtgtaaatgtgagatccctcgtcggttagagaggggaacaaaatattctttacaaggatgtgtaaatctctccctaccagacgcgttttaaaaactttgagttgttacagatggtatcagagccagacaccagactgTGTGCCAATAAGAACGATGAAACTCACCGGGGTGGATATGACACAATTAAACACCTACATTAAGACGTAATTAAGGCTAAGGTTATAATGTAGTGTAGGTTATGCATTATTAATTCAAACTTCCTACTgttttaatacatttttatttgtgaCACCCAAGTAAATGAaggatacatgaatgaatcgagaccATATCTGAAAGAGAGGGATCGTGAGGATAAAATAGCCaagaaatgcttaaaaatattgagagtCGCTACTTATACGAACAAAGTATTACTTTTTTGGTGGCTCAATTACACGAACTCTGTGGTTAAGCATGTTTCGGTTGACCTCTTGTAAAAAATTTTtagatgcatgtgagtgaagatAAAACATGTTGGAGGGAAATAATTATGTCATTGTGAATTATGgatcaataatatatttaattactttgaaAGAGTTGTAACTACTCAGTAGTTATGGTTACGATCTAGTACTAGTCGTCGATTTTGTGGACTCAACCACCGACGTCTCCTTCTCAATTGTTGTACCTTCACACTTTCAATCACCCATCTCATTCTCGTTCTCATTTTGCAACTTACACACTCGTTCGAAGAGGTTTCAGAGAGGGAGTGATGAGCACAAATCCACGAGTTTTGAGTCACAAATGTACTACGTTTTGGAATATTAGTGGGGTACAGTATCGTAAGT is part of the Cucurbita pepo subsp. pepo cultivar mu-cu-16 chromosome LG03, ASM280686v2, whole genome shotgun sequence genome and encodes:
- the LOC111791406 gene encoding MLP-like protein 43 translates to MTLYRKLETDVEIKASAQKFHEIINRKPHHVSNASSDKIRSCELHEGEWGKVGTILYWHYVHDEKDCVAKSVTEDVDEENNSLTWNVVEGDHLKHNKSFKIKIQCIPKDKGSVIRFTLEYEKLHEKNPDSHSFLQLCVDIAKDIDAYLMGDNNEGSFITKA